The window GGATGGGCCACCTTGTAGAGAAAAAGACCATAATTCCTCTCTTCTGTACTTGTTAAACCCTTGACCAAATGTTTGTAGTAAAATACACGTTAAAAAAAATGTAATAAAAAATATTTTCTTGCTCATCTTACGCTAAACCTAATCTCTCGCCATTAACCTCTTGGCTATAAACCCCCTAAAGATAATATAGAAAGCTACAATAAAAAAATTACTTTGTTGCAATTTTGTCCAAGCCTGAGCGTATATGTAAATCTCTCTGAGGGAAAGGAATCTCAATGTTCTCTTCCTTAAATTTTTTAAAGATTGCATAGTACAGCTGACTTTTCAATACATTTGGTTTGTTGGTATATTCAGTGGTCCAAACCCTCAAATTAAAATCAATACTACTATCATTGTATTTATCAAAAAGCACATCGGGCTGCGGTTTGGTCAATACACCCGGATATTCTTTCACCACTTCCAAAAGAATCCGTCTAATTTTTTCAGGGTCCTCTTTATAGGATACACCTACAGGAATATTAAACCTTATATTACTGTCATTGTGTGACCAATTGATAACAGAATTATCAATAAATTGACTATTCGGAACAATAATAGAAATATTATCATTGGTAAGTATGGTAGTGGATCTGGTAGATATTTTTTCGACATCTCCATATACTTCATCGACTTCTATCCTGTCTCCTACTTTAATTGGTCTCTCCAAAAGAATGATCAAACCACTTATGAAATTATTTGTGATATTTTGTAGTCCAAATCCAATCCCTACGCCGATTGCCCCGGCTAAAATTCCTAAGGCACTCAGGTCCACATTACTATTCTGCAAAATAGTTATTAAACCGATGATGATAAGCAGGTACTTGAAGAAAGATGCAATGGATTGACGAATGCCAACTTCAATTTTATATCTGGCCAAAACTTTATTAGCAAGAAACCTTCTAGCCAGTTCGGATATTACAAAAACCAAGACTATGGATACGGTTAAACCTAAAAATAACCCTATGGTCAACCTAGTTTCTCCGACCATAATAATTTTAAAATCGAGAATTTCGTTTATTTTTTTGAATAGTTCTGTAAAATCTCCATTCTTAATATCTTGTATAAATTCAAACATAAAATTTATCTTTAATTTACAAGTAAACCCTGGTAATCTACGGAAAATTAATCAAGAAATCTTGCAAAAAAATTCATTAACAAACACTCTTTGAGGCAAATAGTTAAATTTCCTATTCCATTCCATAAAAAGCCTACAATTTAGGTACATTTGTTGCTAATTTCATGCCATGAGTAAACAAAACGAAGAACTCGAACATAGACTAAAACTCAGAAATATCAAACATTCTGATTTTAATGACATCCGGGAAATAATGGTTTCTACTTACAAAACCGAAGCCATGTCTTGGACCAAGGAAGAATTTGAAAACCAACTCAATGCTTTTCCGGAAGGTCAAATCTGCCTAGAAGATAATGGAAAGGTCGTAGCAGTGGCCCTAAGTATCATTGTTGATTATTCTAAATACGGGGATAATCACTCCTATGAGCAGATCATTGGCTACGGCAAGTTTGACACCCATGATGATAACGGAGACACGCTTTATGGTACCGATGTTTTCGTAGATAAAGAATACAGAGGATTAAGATTAGGAAGAAGACTGTATGATGCCCGTAAGGAGCTATGTGAAAACCTAAATTTAAGGTCAATTATTGCAGGTGGAAGAATTCCCGGATACAGCAAATTCGCTGATAAAATGTCTCCTCGAAAATACATAGAATTAGTAAAGAATAAGGAAATTTTTGATCCGGTTCTTTCCTTTCAGCTTGCCAACGAATTTCACGTAAGAAAAGTAATCACAAAATATTTACCCGAAGATACCGACTCGAGGGCTTATGCAACACTACTTGAGTGGATCAATATCTACTACGAAAAAGAAGAAAAGCTCATTGGCAATAAAAAAACAATTGTTAGACTAGGTCTTGTACAATGGAAAATGAGGCGATTTAATGATGTTGACGACCTCATGCAGCAAGTAGAGTTTTTTGTAGACACGGTATCTGATTACCAATCTGATTTTTGCTTATTCCCGGAGTTTTTTAATGCGCCGCTTCTGGCAGGATTTAATAAAATGGACGCTTCAGAAGCCATCAGAAATTTGGCGGATTACACGGAAGAGATCATTAACCGGATGCGGGATCTTGCCCTGTCATACAATGTAAATATCATTGCTGGTAGCATGCCTGAATACGATGGAAAAAAACTTCGAAATGTCAGTTATTTATGCAGAAGAGATGGCACCATGGACAAGCAATACAAGCTCCATATTACACCGGACGAACAATCTTACTGGGGGCTACAAGGAGGGAATGGTATCAGCGTTTTTGACACAGATGCCGGAAAAGTTGGTATACTCATCTGTTACGATGTAGAATTCCCAGAGTTAGGACGGATTTTGGCTGAAAAAGAAATGGACATTCTTTTTGTTCCATTTTGGACAGATACAAAAAATGCGTACCTCAGGGTAAGCACTTGTGCCAAGGCAAGAGCTATCGAAAATGAATGTTATGTGGCCATAACCGGTTCTGTGGGAAATCTCCCTAGGGTAGAAAACATGGACATTCAGCATTCCCAAGCAGCCATATATTCACCGTCTGATTTTTCATTCCCTCATGATGCAATTATAGGTGAAGCTTCTCTGAATACAGAAACTACGATCGTGGCGGATGTAGACTTGGCCTTGTTAACCAAATTGCGTAAAACAGGAAGTGTTCGAAACCTTGAACAACGAAGGCTAGACCTGTACTCAATACAATGGAAAAAAAATAGGAAATGAATCACTTCAATATAAATTATAAAGAAGTCCTTTCTAAAGCTAAAGACATTAAACTTATTGTTACAGATCTGGATGGTGTTTTGACAGATGGGGGCATAGTATTGGATGACAACGGAATGGAATACAAGAGGTTTCAAGTTAAGGATGGGCAAATCATCCGTTTTCTTCGTGAATCCGGTATCAAAACCGGGATTATTACCGGTAGAGACGTGTCCGTATCGAAAATCCGTTGTGAACAAATGGGAGTAGATTTTCACTTACATGGAGTAAATGATAAATGGCCCACATTACTATCCATTATCACAGAAATGGGTTTGAAAACCAATCAAGTTGCTTATATTGGAGATGATATAATTGACATGGAATTACTGAGCCATGCAGGCTTTTCTGCAGCTCCGGCAGATGCCATCTTCTACATCAAGGACAAGGTGGATTATGTTACTTTAAAAAAAGGTGGCGAAGGAGCTTTTAGGGAACTGGCAGATTTAATCCTTTATGCCAATGAAAACCTTCCTTCATCCATTACCTCTACCGCAAATTAATTGACCAAAAAAAACTTAAGAATGAAAATTAGCCAACAAGAGATGACCATAAATGGAAACTTAAAACTAGGTGGAAATCAACCTGTATTATTTTCAGGGCCCTGTGCGGTGGAAAGTCCGGAAATATGTCTGGAAATTGGCACTAAAATAAAAACCTTGTCAGAAAAGCATGGCTTTGGCTATGTATTTAAAGCCTCCTTCGACAAGGCTAACCGAACCTCTACAGAATCATTTAGAGGCATTGGGTTTGAAAAATCTTTACAAGTATTGGAAATGGTTGGCCAAACCCTTGACGTTCCTTTGGTCACAGACATACATGAAAGTTATCAAGTGGAAGCGGTAGCTGAGGTAGTAGATGTATTGCAAATCCCGGCATTTCTCTGCAGGCAAACCGACTTACTAATAGCAGCAGGAAAAACCGGTAAAGCCATCAAGATTAAACGGGGTCAATTTATGGCTCCTGAAGACATGCAATATGCGGTGGATAAAATTCGATCCACAGGTAACAACAACGTGGCCCTTACAGAAAGAGGATTCTCGCTAGGCTACCATAACCTTGTAGTTGACATGCGAGCATTACCTATAATGCGCCAGTTTGCTCCTGTAGTTTTTGATGTAACTCACAGTGTTCAGCAGCCTGGCGCAAATAAAGGAAGCAGTGGAGGACAGAGACAGATGGCTCCTTATCTTGCAAGGGCAGCTGCTGCTGCAGGTGTGGACGGGTTCTTTATAGAAACTCACCCCAACCCGTCAGTTGCTTTAAGTGACGGTCCAAATATGGTCCCTCTGGATAAAATGGATGAATTTCTAGCCATGCTAAAAGATGCATGGACAATAGGAAATAATTATAAAAATTATTCTTTGCAATGAAGAAAGCTAAGTGGTACTTCTTTTTATTTTGGTTTGGGCTAATGCTTTGTTTGAGCATCAATGCCTTTTCCCAAAACCAATTGGTAAGTGGGCAGATTAGAACACTTATCGAAGGAGACAGTACATACTTTAACATTGCTTTTGATCAGTACCCATTACACTCGAGAACAGCGCTAATTTCTTTTTATACTGAAAGGTCTTTCATACCGGGGTGGTCAGAAAATCAACAATTGACTTGCAATGCTCTGGAATTGCGACACCTTATTCAAAATGCATCTTTTGATGGCTTACTACCGGAAGATTACCACCTAGAAGGCCTTAACTCTTTTTTTGAAAAATATTTTTCAGGAATTCCCTTAACTCCCTTTGAATTGGCCAAGGTAGATTTTTTACTTAGTGATGCATTTATCCTATATGCCAACCATATTTTCGGAGGGAAAGTCCATCCGGAACACCTCCACAACACTTGGGAAATCTTGCAGAAAGGAAATGAACCCAAAGTAATAGAAAAACTCTACTTGGCTGTATCAGAAAATAACGTAAAAAAACAACTTTTCAGCTTGCAGCCAAAATTTGCTATTTATCCACGCATGAGGCAATCCATGAAAAAATATTTGGAGCTAGAAAAACTTATCTCCGGAAAAAACTGGCAAAAGATATCTCCGAAAGAATCAATTGAGCCTCTTCAAGAAAATGAATTGATCCCCTCCATTCGGAAAAGGTTGCAATTGTGGAAAGACCTAAAGCCTTATCCTCTTTCATCTGGAGAAGAAAATATTTTCGACTCCCTAATGCTTCAAGGTGTTAGAACCTTCCAAGAAAGAAATGGGCTTCATCCGGACGGGGTACTCGGAAAGGCCACGATAGAAGCATTGAACAAATCCCCTCAAGAACTTATCAAGCAGGTAAGTGTCAATATGGAAAGGTTAAGATGGCTTCCCGACACAACTGTACAGGAATTTATATTGGTCAATATCGCCAACTATTCATTGGATTACATCAATAAAAAAGACACCTTACTTCATTCCAATGCCATTGTAGGGAAAACCTACAGAAAAACTCCCGTTTTCAATGGGACT of the Cyclobacterium marinum DSM 745 genome contains:
- a CDS encoding mechanosensitive ion channel family protein — encoded protein: MFEFIQDIKNGDFTELFKKINEILDFKIIMVGETRLTIGLFLGLTVSIVLVFVISELARRFLANKVLARYKIEVGIRQSIASFFKYLLIIIGLITILQNSNVDLSALGILAGAIGVGIGFGLQNITNNFISGLIILLERPIKVGDRIEVDEVYGDVEKISTRSTTILTNDNISIIVPNSQFIDNSVINWSHNDSNIRFNIPVGVSYKEDPEKIRRILLEVVKEYPGVLTKPQPDVLFDKYNDSSIDFNLRVWTTEYTNKPNVLKSQLYYAIFKKFKEENIEIPFPQRDLHIRSGLDKIATK
- a CDS encoding bifunctional GNAT family N-acetyltransferase/carbon-nitrogen hydrolase family protein; the protein is MSKQNEELEHRLKLRNIKHSDFNDIREIMVSTYKTEAMSWTKEEFENQLNAFPEGQICLEDNGKVVAVALSIIVDYSKYGDNHSYEQIIGYGKFDTHDDNGDTLYGTDVFVDKEYRGLRLGRRLYDARKELCENLNLRSIIAGGRIPGYSKFADKMSPRKYIELVKNKEIFDPVLSFQLANEFHVRKVITKYLPEDTDSRAYATLLEWINIYYEKEEKLIGNKKTIVRLGLVQWKMRRFNDVDDLMQQVEFFVDTVSDYQSDFCLFPEFFNAPLLAGFNKMDASEAIRNLADYTEEIINRMRDLALSYNVNIIAGSMPEYDGKKLRNVSYLCRRDGTMDKQYKLHITPDEQSYWGLQGGNGISVFDTDAGKVGILICYDVEFPELGRILAEKEMDILFVPFWTDTKNAYLRVSTCAKARAIENECYVAITGSVGNLPRVENMDIQHSQAAIYSPSDFSFPHDAIIGEASLNTETTIVADVDLALLTKLRKTGSVRNLEQRRLDLYSIQWKKNRK
- a CDS encoding KdsC family phosphatase, which produces MNHFNINYKEVLSKAKDIKLIVTDLDGVLTDGGIVLDDNGMEYKRFQVKDGQIIRFLRESGIKTGIITGRDVSVSKIRCEQMGVDFHLHGVNDKWPTLLSIITEMGLKTNQVAYIGDDIIDMELLSHAGFSAAPADAIFYIKDKVDYVTLKKGGEGAFRELADLILYANENLPSSITSTAN
- the kdsA gene encoding 3-deoxy-8-phosphooctulonate synthase, whose product is MKISQQEMTINGNLKLGGNQPVLFSGPCAVESPEICLEIGTKIKTLSEKHGFGYVFKASFDKANRTSTESFRGIGFEKSLQVLEMVGQTLDVPLVTDIHESYQVEAVAEVVDVLQIPAFLCRQTDLLIAAGKTGKAIKIKRGQFMAPEDMQYAVDKIRSTGNNNVALTERGFSLGYHNLVVDMRALPIMRQFAPVVFDVTHSVQQPGANKGSSGGQRQMAPYLARAAAAAGVDGFFIETHPNPSVALSDGPNMVPLDKMDEFLAMLKDAWTIGNNYKNYSLQ
- a CDS encoding L,D-transpeptidase family protein, with translation MKKAKWYFFLFWFGLMLCLSINAFSQNQLVSGQIRTLIEGDSTYFNIAFDQYPLHSRTALISFYTERSFIPGWSENQQLTCNALELRHLIQNASFDGLLPEDYHLEGLNSFFEKYFSGIPLTPFELAKVDFLLSDAFILYANHIFGGKVHPEHLHNTWEILQKGNEPKVIEKLYLAVSENNVKKQLFSLQPKFAIYPRMRQSMKKYLELEKLISGKNWQKISPKESIEPLQENELIPSIRKRLQLWKDLKPYPLSSGEENIFDSLMLQGVRTFQERNGLHPDGVLGKATIEALNKSPQELIKQVSVNMERLRWLPDTTVQEFILVNIANYSLDYINKKDTLLHSNAIVGKTYRKTPVFNGTMSYLVFSPTWTVPPTILKNDVIPAVKENPNYLQSKNMRILDFSGKEISPSSINWRTVNGDNFKYMVRQDPGPSNALGRVKFMFPNKHNVYIHDTPSRSLFSKEDRALSSGCIRIERPVDLAKLLLSDQEKWTDDLIKEALSDNKERTVSLTRKIPVIILYLTFWTDSRKKEQVRKDIYERDDELYKLMRKPITNQ